A genomic window from Flavobacterium sp. I3-2 includes:
- a CDS encoding efflux RND transporter periplasmic adaptor subunit, which translates to MKMNTKSLLLLIGATSIVACSKKEEVKETPKPALDVVETMIKDVTGYQSFPAVIEGKINNDVRAKIQGYIKEVLVHEGQTVSKGQVLFRLETNALNENAAAAKAGIASAQASVNVAQVEVNKLTPLVDKKIISNVQLETAKANLASAKSMLAQAQANYQSINANIDYGVVRSPVSGIVGNLPFKVGSLVGPNDQQPLTTVSDVSTVYANFSMNEKEYFKFLNDTPGQNLDQKLKNVPAIELQLADGNIYAEKGKIETASGQVDQATGTVQFRVAFPNPNRILSNGNSGSIRLPKSYTQVLVIPEVASYEQQGKINVYKVRNDTAYASAVTVIDRVDNMIIVSDGAKEGDVVVVSGIGSLRDKTAIQPKKVAFDSIANAIKPIF; encoded by the coding sequence ATGAAAATGAATACTAAATCGCTCTTGTTGCTAATTGGCGCAACTTCAATTGTAGCTTGTTCTAAAAAAGAAGAAGTGAAAGAAACTCCGAAGCCCGCTTTAGATGTTGTTGAAACAATGATTAAAGATGTTACAGGATATCAGTCTTTTCCGGCTGTAATAGAAGGTAAAATTAATAACGATGTTCGTGCTAAAATTCAAGGATATATAAAAGAAGTTTTGGTTCATGAAGGTCAAACAGTTTCTAAAGGTCAGGTTTTATTTCGCTTAGAAACAAATGCACTTAATGAAAATGCAGCAGCAGCAAAAGCAGGAATTGCATCTGCACAAGCATCAGTAAATGTTGCTCAAGTTGAAGTAAATAAATTAACGCCACTTGTTGATAAAAAAATTATTTCGAACGTACAGTTAGAAACTGCCAAAGCAAATTTAGCCTCTGCTAAAAGCATGTTGGCTCAAGCGCAAGCCAATTACCAAAGTATCAATGCAAATATTGATTACGGAGTTGTTCGTAGTCCTGTAAGTGGAATTGTAGGGAATCTACCTTTTAAAGTAGGGAGTTTAGTTGGACCAAATGACCAACAACCTTTAACAACAGTCTCTGATGTAAGTACCGTTTATGCTAATTTTTCGATGAACGAGAAAGAATATTTTAAATTCTTAAACGATACGCCAGGACAAAATTTAGACCAAAAATTAAAGAATGTTCCTGCAATTGAATTGCAATTGGCTGATGGAAATATTTATGCTGAAAAAGGAAAAATTGAAACAGCTTCAGGTCAAGTTGACCAAGCGACAGGAACCGTTCAATTTCGTGTAGCTTTCCCAAATCCGAATCGCATTTTGAGCAACGGAAATAGCGGAAGTATCCGTTTACCTAAATCATATACTCAAGTTTTGGTTATTCCAGAAGTTGCTTCGTACGAACAGCAAGGAAAAATCAATGTGTATAAAGTTCGTAACGATACTGCTTATGCATCTGCAGTTACTGTAATTGACCGCGTGGACAATATGATTATTGTAAGTGATGGTGCAAAAGAAGGTGATGTTGTTGTTGTGAGCGGAATAGGTTCGTTACGTGATAAAACGGCTATTCAACCTAAAAAAGTTGCTTTCGATTCAATTGCTAATGCTATTAAACCTATATTCTAA